The Toxotes jaculatrix isolate fToxJac2 chromosome 6, fToxJac2.pri, whole genome shotgun sequence genomic interval CTCTGGAATATGGAAATGTATAAATGAGTCATTATCTTACTTTGAAGAGCATCAGGGAtatgtttgtggttttgcaTGGGTTTGTTGAGATTGAATGCTGAGAATGTCTAAGGCATCTCTTGTCACCAGGAATCTAATCTGTTTTGCCCTGAAGGCCTTCAGATGTTTTTGCTTGCCCTGCAGTGTCACGCAACATCTATACTTGCATTTACACAGATACACCAAAACTCCATTGGCTTGGATTCAGAGAACATGAGGCCGAGGGCATTCCCACCAATAAGGAGCTTGTCAGTTTACATCACTGAAGGACTAACTCTTTGATCTGTGATGACCTGCTGAATCAGCAGTGAAAAGGCTGCACCTCTCTTAAACCTGTCATACAGCATGACTTTAAATCACAGAACAGAACATGAAGTCACACAGTTCACCACTAAATCAGTAACGCACTCACCCGGACAGTAACAGGAATGACACTTACAGTGCCACATTTCACCTGCACAAAAGGATAATCATAATTATTCTTCTAATATCTAATCCAGATATTGTAGTGTACATCAATAACACATGAATTCAGATTAATATCAGCTCAACAGTAGGGGAAATCGTCGActttatttcttgtttgaaaACAAAGCTCATGCCTTTGTGCTTTGTTGACACATAAATGGAGCCTGTGTGAATTTCAAGACCAGCTTGAAGTTTGGTCAAAATCCTTTCCACACCTTCTGTGGTCACCATTTCCCCACTCTGATTCTATTAAATTGGGTTCATAACATTTGCATAAAACTTAAATTCACTACTTGAAGCTTTAACCTATGACATAGATTGGGTTCTTCTGCTAGTTTCCAGCCtcaacaaaaaacattaaatacgTGATCAGATGCTGATACTACTGGTCCCGGTTTTGAGCACACCGTcacaaaaaatacacatcaaCAATGAATCATGGGTCAGAAATTTGCAATGCCAAAACACCACAAGATGACAAAAAGAATGACTGATCGTTAGATCGTTAAAGGTTTAAATTTCCATGTGCTAAATTTGAAAACCTCTGCACAGACTGATAGCAACTAGGCAAACAGTAATGCTAGCAATGCAAAATGGATAGCTGATGTTTAATGTGTTACTCGTGTCACCATTCGAAacatttatctatttatctaaGTTTTCTACTAGTACTGAAGGAGTCTGCAGACCAGTAACAACACTAACTTGACAATTCAAAGGATCCCAGTGCTCTTTAATCTTGATGTCAAGTCTGAACGGCTATTAAATGCTACAATATCACAATGCAGATTACAGTACACTCCAATAAGCTGGACTTTACTAAAGTGGATGACAACAGTAAAACGTTCATTTGATTTTCCATTTGAATGCTGCAAGGAAAGAGCAGTGCTCCTGAGTACACACTGCAAGGTGATCTACCGGGTACATACTCTCTGGTTTGCAGATGACATTGCAATGCATCATAGGATATTTAGAGCTAGAACAAACTTTTAGAATGGCTGACGAAACACCGAATCAACAGATTTGAGTCTTCCTATCTTAAATATTCCCCAGGGTGAAAGGTCATGTAAGGTAGGTAATACCCTTATTTGATCTGTGTATAAAATCAGTGTGTAGTTGTGTCTCCAGGCTTTTACTTATGTAATTGATCTTAATTCTTCCAACATTAGTATACAATTTGTACTACATTGATTGTCACAATACACTGAGTTTGAATATTGTAAACAAGAAATTAGAATAGTTTACTATTTAGTAATGGGAAATGGTACAGCTTTATCATGACCATTTCGCAatttatttgaactttttttaGAAGCCAACAGTCCCTTCTTGTAAACATTGCACATATCGCAAGGGTTTTGTAGTGTTATGCCTGTTGATACTTATCTCCAGCAGATGTGGACTAAATCTCATTAGTGTGCAAGAGAGGACTGACTGCTAATGTGTCTGTAATGGTTTCATCCAAAGCTGATTTTGTCTGAGTTATTCATTGTCCAGGTATTGACGTGGTCCACAGAGCTGGCAGCAGAGTCCgtgagggaggggtgaggaCATTTGCTGTTATAAGGGACCTGAGaagtttttgaggtcatatgTGAACACTGGTaacttctgtctctcagtctgtctgtttgtccatcAGCCGATCATGCTTCGACTACTGAACTGTCTGCTTCTAGCCACTGCTATGCTGCTCTGCAACACCGCCCCCAcggtcagtgtttgtgtctgtgtccaattgtgttgagtgtgtgttacaAAAATGATTATAAAAGTGATTATTAACATTTTAAGACCTATACTATGTTTTTATAAGAAAATTGTGCTCtttacatacatactgtagatCTCATTCTCAGTCTGTTGCAATAgcttttgattatttatttcaaactgaCCTAATTCTgccaacaaaattaaaataacagaaactgaCTTTTGGGACTTTTGGGGTGCAGAGCGTGGAGGTtctggaagaaaataaataatctctATACACAGTATGTGAGAGTAATTAATTTAAATTGAGCTCAATTTTAAGCTTTCATTAAATATTCTTGGGCAGTCAGTCAATTCTTATTTGTTATGATCCACTTTGAAGGCAGAGGGTCACTGTAAAGTCACAATCCCTCACCAGATGTTTACCAACTCCCTGCAGAACATCTGAATCTTCTGGTACACCACAGTTGACAAACTGCTGCCTTATAGCCAACTGCAGCTattgctttcttttttaaaactcagcGTAACAGCACGAATGACTAGGCAGCACAGGCCAGTAGACCAAATCGATTTGTGAAGCAGATGTCAGTTCAGTGACCTGCCTGTAGGTGGTTCACTCACATAATGTACCTGCTGCTCTACTTCATCTTGAACCGTACTGTAAACACAAGAGTTGCAGCTCGGAGAGTGAGTGGCAGGACAGACAGCTCACAGAAATTTCTCTCAATTATTTGAGCTGAATaaataatgcaaaataaaatcaaattaaatgtaaagATACAATCTGAAGTTGACTTGAACCAAAGACCTTTACAGTTAAAAGTAATTTTCACTAATAATCATGTCTAATGTCAAATTTAGTTCCTTCAGTTCAAATAATGTGTAAATGAATAATGTCTCTATATCCATGAactataaaggaaaaatgcaGGCATTCAAATTTAACCAAAAAGTTAGTTAAGAACTGTGTTTATATTCTTAGCTGCACTCTCATCACCAGTATTTTGTCACAAACCAGACacagcatttagcagctttaAGCCAAGTAGGAGTAATAACTTTAACAATTTTTTGGaacaaaaaagtattttattcatatttttgaAGCCTGACTATATTTCCATCAGTATAAccattttgtacttttactaTTGTTGTCTATCATTTTTGTTATGTCTTATATCTTTTAAGATATATTCTGTGGTGCTGTCACGTTGTTTTCTTGTACAGAGCTCTTTTGGACTTTTCACTTGCTGCTGTTTATAAGAGAGCACTGAATGTCCTCAGTTGTGATTGACCTTTAAATTTAACAAGTGAAATacaaaagttttgttttgctgactCAGCTGTCACGGCACTTTGAATTCTTGACATGAAGACTGAAAACTGCTCACATATGCTTTTATGTTGACTCGGTAGTTTGTCATGAATGAATTTagcttgaaaaagaaaagtcaacattgaaAGCCTATTAATGAAAGCTTACTGTAGCTAATGGTAGGTTTTAAACTTTCAATGATAACGCTCTTGGGCAGGGGGACATTAAAGTGGTTACCTCAGTGAAATGCCTTGTATAGTGCTTTGTTAGTGtattactactgctactaaTAAAGAGCATTGTGTGGTGATAATTTGATTCCCTATTAAGCTCTAACTTTAAAATGTTGAGTGGCCATTCTCAGATATCCTCTTTAAGACTACATTACAGTTATCATATTTAAGTATTTGTAGTATTTTACAGGATATTAGATGGGCTGAACACTGGACAGTCTGGGTAATAtcatgtgtggatgtgtgaaaATTGATGTTGTGACAATGTGCAGTGGAGGATTAAGTGTAGTCCTGGCTTGTGTCTGCTGAAGGAAAAACATGGGGGCTCAGATACAAAGTGTCCTCTGATGGTGAAAATCCTGGATGCAGTAAAAGGGACTCCAGCTGGATCCGTGCCCCTCAAGGTGTCTCAGAAGGCTGCTGATGGGGCATGGATGCAGATTGCTAATGGGTATGTACACTGTGAAGTATAATGTATATGTCTCTGCCAgctatatttttaataagtgcAAACCATTCAGACAGATTTCCTTGTTCATCACTGCAGAGCGACAGATAGCACCGGCGAGATCCAtaatctgatcacagaggaGCAGTTCCCAGCAGGGGTGTATAGTGTTGAGTTCGATACCAAAGCTTACTGGAAGAATGAAGGGAGCATGCCATTCCATGAAGTAGCTGATGTGAGTATGAATTAGGTGTCACAGCTCCACATCACCACATGAAGAATTCATGTTAATATGACATTAAATTAGACCACATACCTTTTCAGTGTGCTTACTCCACCCTTGATCTAAGATTCATCTCCAGATCAGGCTGTATTCCAGTAATGACCACGCAGCAGgaaatgttatatatatatataatactgtACTGGACACAAAGGCTGAATTGGCTAAACAGACAGGCCACGAGAGGTAACTCAACACAGAAGAGATCAGTAAACAAAGATGGGCCAACagaaacaggccaaaaaagaaaagcctcaGAGAGTCAGAAATGCACCAACAGACATACACCAAAAGAGACAGCCCAGCCAATATACACCAACAGACACAGGCCAGCAGTCCGAGGTAAGTCAACACAGGCCAAAAGACATAGACTGCCAAAGACAGCAACCAGATAGGCCAAAAGAGATGACCAAGATACTCTAGTGGACATAGACCAACAGAGAGGTAGACCAGTGGAGAAAGACCAACACAGACAAGCCAACAGAGATAACTAAACAGAGACTGGCCATCAGAGATGTTCCAACAGAGATAGGCCAACAGAGACGGGCTAACAGAGAtagaacaaaagagaaaagccaAGAGAGTTTGACTACAATTAGACAGTAATTAGACCAAACGACACAGC includes:
- the ttr gene encoding transthyretin, yielding MLRLLNCLLLATAMLLCNTAPTEKHGGSDTKCPLMVKILDAVKGTPAGSVPLKVSQKAADGAWMQIANGATDSTGEIHNLITEEQFPAGVYSVEFDTKAYWKNEGSMPFHEVADVVFEAHAEGHRHYTLALLLSPYSYTTTAVVTDAHQ